The nucleotide window gccattctgccgtcctgttgcttaagctctcttttATTAGAACGCGAAAAAGGCAAACAGCTACACCGGtcaataaaataatacatgATAGACGGTCCTTCTGCGAAAAGGGTATTAAAAGATGTGGGAGCGAAAGCGTTTATTGACTGGCTCAATTATATTTCGTTAACTTTAACCCATCACAGTTGGGAAAGTTTTTTTAGAGCGGAAAAGGGAAGTGCAAGTCTTGACTGTcaacctctttcccagggtcTTAGTGCCCTATTCGTTTGTAGCTCCTGTCATTTTACTACGTTCTATACGACAGATATGTGCAGGCTAAGGTGAGGCTAATGTCAGTTGCTTggcaatttgaaattaattgcGAAGAGTGATCTGATTAGGAGGAAATGTGCAATAAGTGAAAGTCTTAGCTTAAATTGAAGCCACTGTTATGTTTGTGTCTTCAGTATCAAAAGGAAAGAACTAGAGGCAATATAATGCGGGGAATTGACCTTTTTTTCCAAGGAGAATGACGACTCTTTGAATTACCTAAAGCATGACATGATCACCCGAGTAGACTATTCTTTTCAGGTAAGAAGAGAGTTTGCATCTCTTAGACGTAAATTCTGTTGGGAGGAAAAATCAAGCTTTGGTTGATTAAGTTTCTTATTCCATTAACAGGGAACTAATGTCATTGAACGATGACAATTGATTCTAACCAAATACGGTTTGTTTTTATGAGCAAAGTACTGAGACACTATAATTTGAAAGCTAACTGATATTGCAGAATAGTAGCGGACAATAGTATTTGTAAAACCGCGTTTTAACCGATTGAAGTCTGATTTAGAGTGTATTAATACTTTTATTTGGGTGGCTTAAAAAAAATGACGACCAAAAAATTGCGATTAGCGAGGAACTTTGTCTTTTCGGAGGCTGAGTTCTTGTTGTATTGCAATGCAGTTTCTCTAGGAACCTGTTAAAAGAAATGAGGATTGCTTTAATGCGTATTATAGATGATAATTGGATGTGTAATTTTTAACTTGTTGAGGAAAAGCTAGAAAtctctttgcttgtttttgtggtTCTTTTGATAAGAATTTTGAGAAAGAAAATTATCGTTCTTCTTGATTACTGGAAACATAAGTGTTAAAACTCAGGGAGCGACAATTGTGTACttctacaatcatggacaaaagtgttgacacatttgagcaaaacaaacgttttttatccgcgtccttgcgtaaattcaaataacatctttttaacctatagcttaaccccctctcccccttttcaatgttgaaatacgcttcgttgacactgccacgtgattacaacattgaaaaggggagagggggggtcgaaaagtgaaaatttgagattgaaaaagtcacgcgtttaacgaaacaggtctttttcgaggagtgtctcaattgcttttgtccatgattgtagctaTCATGAGCGTTTTTCAAGTTGGTAGTGGATGTAGTTCTCACCAATTACTAGTGTGGTGACTTTTACAGGATCATATCCATTGGGTTTGTGAATCTCCTTGACGCACAATCGGTAGTACGTGGTATTGATAgactgaaggaaaaaagaaattgttagtTGGTAGAACAGAATAGACCAAAATGTGAATAAAACATCGTTGAATAATTTCTTGCTTTGTCTGTAGTCTTCGAAGTTTTCAAATCGTTTGTGCATGGTAACATCGATGTCATGATAGTTTTAATCAAAAAGACATGGAGGAAAATGTTTGCCGTTTTTTTGTGTGCGATTGCCTCGTGTTCCGATATGATTTGTACTTGGGGAAAACAGAATAAAAAGTTAGTTGAATTTTTTAGCCGGTGGGTCTATTAGAGATCAGTTTTAAGAAAGTTGTCTTGTCATCTGTTGACTTGAGTTCATTGGCCACAATCAAGTTTAATTTTGATTGATCTGCTTCTTTTAGTGTTTACTGATTACAAAGTGTGTTACCTCGACCCACGAAGCAATGCTGTTGAATTCTGGAATCAAACGATCCAATAAGCCCTGGGACATGTGACCCGAGGAGATGATGATTGTGGGCACTGTGCTGTAGGCGCTTGGTAATTGTTCATCCTGAAATATAAGAATGTTACTGGAGGTTtgttttcaataagaattgcTTGTTTAGCTAGAAAAATGTTATTATATACGAGTTATTTTAGATGATGATTGTGGGCACTGTGCTGTAGGCGCTTGGTAATTGTTCATCCTGAAATATAAGAATGTTACTGGAGGTTtgttttcaataagaattgcTTGTTTAGCTTGAAAAATGTTGTTATATAcgagtttttatatctcatggATAAGATATTTCATGGATGAGACCGTTTTGTTGAAATGTAGTTCACTTATTGTGGGTAGAACAGAAGCAGAAAATGAATTATTGTTCTCAAGATGACAAATTCTTGAAGGGAAAGTCTTGAATTTAAATTACTTTCTTGAAGTTTCTTTTGATAAGCTAAATCCTGCTTTTAGTAAATGTACAAAGTGACCTGTCTCTTACCTGACAGAAGGCATTATGATATTCTTCCTTAGGTGACTCATCATTGGGAAAGTCCACTATTTGCTGATTGGCTTTGAGTTTAGCTGCATTCTGCAGTGATTCGTAGGCAATCCAGTTCTATGGAAAGAGAGAGTCGGTGTTAGAAAAAAATGCAGAGTTCTGTTTTACTCCATTTTCTTATGCTCATTAAAGAGTTTCTTTCTGCATCACGGTAGGAGTTAGGAAAGCATTACGAAAACCAATGACTGATGGTTTGATTAGTGTCAAAAGTTTGTTGACGATTGACGTTCATTTatactgttttgaaaaaatagCTAGGCgtttcattagggagcttaagcaaccacgacgacgacgacggctacaaaaaccccacaaatttgcttatttgacaatgaaaaacagtaattttgcacgctatgcacgtgcatttttcatcttgacattttgaagactttCTCGTTCTttacgacgtgagcatatgatgacaaatgttcaattttgtcctcttatgtcccaagcgctggtttcagtttaattccaggatagttagctgacatttttcaagcataatcactttgaataattgaaatatgattgcagaaacgctaagttacattttcagatgacgttctcgcttccatCGACgccgtgtttgcttaagctccctatttaatGAGGTGTAACGGTAGTCGCTTGAGAACATTAACCATCTGTCACTGGAAAGACGAGGGTATCGTGTAATTTAAACATCGGGATAACCCGTTGTCTTTTGATGATTCCAATCCGGTTTTTGTTCATAGTGATGATTGTGGCCTCGAATGTTGTTTTTGTGCATGCTGACTGGTTCTTCACGATTCTACCAGAATAAGAAATCATTGTTATGTATGATTTTCGTAGTTTGCAAAAATGAACGTCTTTGATTTCCTTTAGAATGGAAAGGGTATGATGAATTGATTCTCTTATGTTTAATATGATGAATATAATTCTATACTCCTTTTGAGTTCCGTTCGTAACCTTGAACCTTACGGTGTTTCAGTAATTTGTTGATGCGTGATATAGAACAGTGTAGTTTTAAAGTTGGCAAAGTAACAAGCAGTTGAATCCTTTTAAATATACCACTGTTATGTTTTCGTGGAGACCATCAAAGTTCTGCATTTCTCGTAAGCAGGCTTCAAATCCTTTTGAATTTACGTTTTCCACCCAGAGGGTAGCAGCATCATGTTTTTGTCCAAGTACGGAATGTTCCGCAGTCAgaaagacaaatggtgctttcGTGAACAAACCCTGCggttaaaaagaaagaagcaaaaaaataaaaaacaaaagacaaggTTGAGGAGGGATGAAGATGTAAAATGAATACTGTATTGATTGTGTTGTTTCGAGCGAGGGTTCAAGCACCCAGGAGATGACCCGAGTCATAAGTGAATCTATGAGAGGCGAAAATTCCAGCTAATATAGTAATACTGTGAGATTGGCATGGGAATGTAAATTTCTCAATTGCTGCATTTTTATGAAGAACTGGGTTACGAAGTAGTTCCATTTGTTTGGAAATATAATCTAAGTTCTAGGGGTGATAGAATGAGGAAGTTGGCTAAAGAAAACTGTTTTAGGTATTGCACTTGAACTAAAAGAGATCAGATGTTCCCAGGGATATCTTCCTCTATTACTTGTTTACTAAGCATAATATACGATTGCAGTCGTTTTTAAGGGATAGTAAGTAAGATAAGCTGTATTTCACCTGCTCGAAATCAAGTTTCTCGCACGTGGTACCATCCCACCATTTCATTGGCATTCGAAGATGTCCCGCGGCTGCTCCTGCTGGTGATTCTTGGATAGCAACATAATCCACAAACGTCAGGCCATCATCTGGTGTCAGACGTTCTGCTCGTCCTGCTTTCAGCGCACAGAGTTTGAAGTTCAAGTAAGTGACACTCTCGACCCAAGTCACTGCTGCGTCGTGTACAAAACTAGCAGTGCTATTGAAGTAGTTGATGGATGTCTGTACGTTGATTTTTCCTTCGTTGCTTTGAAAGCTTGTCGGTTTGAAGTGAACTGTCTTGCACTGCACATCGGTGGTGTTCATACGGAGAGCAACGCGTCCTCGTTCAAGAACGAAAGCTGAGGAACCACAAATGGCAGTAAGTTGGTAAGGAATCAAGCGAGGACTATTGCAGCCTCCTACAAGATGCGTGCGAACTATTTTGGGAACTTGTTCATTAGCAATGTACATCGTTAATATCTACCCTTCCATACGTTTTTATTGTTTGTAATTGCGGAGCTATAATGGTTTGTACGACAGTGAGATTTGTTCTTTCGACGTTGCACGGAATGCGTGATTGTGATACTCACGTGGACATGGGCCGTCATGTACCCAGGTAGCATTGGTGTTTCCAAGGCAGATCTCTCTATCCAGTTCGCATCTGCTGTTGTGAGTGACTCCGTTACTGTCACACACTTGTTGGCTATAACTGTTCTTGCTTGAAGAAGAAGTGCAGTTGTTGCAAATGCAGGAATAAGTCATATCAGCTTCGTTTACTTGGCAGTATTTATCTGGTCCACAATCAATCTGGTAGCAGGGGTCAATATCTGAGAGAAAATAAACAGACGCACTGTTGACCAGAATTATTGGTATCAATTAATGCAAGCTTTTTACGGTTACCCATTCTGATACGAATAcaatttgttttggtttataCTTACTTCCAATAGCCATATAGTTGACAGTTATGGGATCATGGCTGGCGTCGTATCGTTGGATATCTTTTAAGCATACCTCTAGCTGTGTTTTGGAAACCGACTGAAAGCAAGAAATAGAACTCGGCGTTGGATTTGAAGAACCAAACTGTAGACAAACtaggttgtttgttttttggtcTCTTTGGACTGGTGAAATAGAACACCGCCTTATCATAAAATGTTTTATATGCTGATAGGGTCTGTTGTTACCTACCCTGGCCCATTCAGAAATTGCATTATTGTCTGGTTCAATTGTGTCTTTGTCGTGTTCTGCTGTGGTGACAATGTCGGGTGTACTGTAGAACGGTTTTGGAAAAGTGATTTGctaaaatggaaagaaaaaaatagtttgaatTGAGTTTGGCTCCTGGTAAGATCGCTTGTGAAGTACAGTTTTTGCTATGGGTTGTTTTAGCTCACCTTACAAAAGCTGTATTCTGTGGAAAGCCCCGGTATGATGTTATTAGGAAATATAATTTCATCTCCAATAGGAATCGGCCAAGCAGATGGTACTGATGACAATGCCAAAATATTCTGAAATAGATGAGAAGTTGGTTAGTTTATCTCACGTTCTTTGTTCTCGTTTTTTGATTACTCTGCTATAGCTAGCAGAAAAATTGTCCACAGTCGCTGTTTCTGGTCACAGAATTCTTCGGGGACGGTTCTGTTGGTAGCTGTTAGTTTCAATTTAATATGAAAATTGTGCTTCCAAAAAGAATATTGGTTTTGAAATCAATCGTTCTAGAAAACTAAAAGTATCAAATTCCTACAGTACTTGTGTGTATGTTATAAAGCTAAAACTATAGCACgttttttttagttcttttcCTTCTGCGTGAGAGGAAAGGAAGGCGAGTAGAAGTTGTTATGCAAAGCAAATTAGTTGGTAACATGTTTTTTGCTTGTTCTCTTTAGTTTCAATGAATGGTTGTGTGGCTACTTTCAATGGAAAGTCCTAATTTGTACTTACGACTCGGATATTCTCGTGAATTCCATCAAAGTTCTTCAGTTCTCGTAGACAGACTTTGAATTGCGAAGTTGTTACTTCTTCAGCCCAAATGCTGGTGGCATCATGAACATTTTTTGGTGGATCAGTGTGAATGACTGTCAGGAATACCAGTGAAGGTGCAGAAgagaactacaagaaaatatgTTTATGGATTGAATTTAAGAGAAATCGCTAAATGTTGTTGTGTTTAAATGAGTTATAATCAACAAGCAGGAGATAGCGTGGTTCATTGGTGATAATGTTGTATTTTCATACGGTTGTGTTGATGTCTGTTAATTCACTGCACTTTGTAAGAAGCTGCCTGTTGCGTCCTTTCATATTGTTCGACCAATTTGATTTTCTCgagaattaaaaaataaaattgtgtaCGTTAACGGTTTGTAGTTATTTTTAAACTGGTAGACATAATGAACCAACAAAAGGAACTTTTCATTTTCAGCCATAATTAAGTGATTTATCTAAGGACGTCACTTTCAAGACTACGGAGTTCTTACCGTGTTTCCAGTGCGAATATCGATGCATTGCGAGCCTGTCGTCCAGAAGGGAATGTTGCTTGCTCTTGCAAGACCGACACCATTAACATCAGCTGATTCAAAAGCTATCCACGTCAGGTAGATCGTAAGTGGTTGGTTTATTGGACCAGAGACCGTAATACATGCAGTAAAGCTGCAAACAAAGTGTGATAACGAAGAATTTCAATGCAAAGAATTTGAATACCTGTTCATGACGATAGCATTATTTATTTTGTCAACTGCATGAGATCTATCGTTCGAAATTCTTTATTTCGTTATTCTAACTTCCAAGTCAACTTTGAAGATATAATAGGGGgcttttaagtttttaatttgGAATGAACTGAATATTCCTTCTTCTTAGATCTCTCAGATAGCGCAACGTATGATGAATTAGGCGAGAACGGGGGTTTTGTGTAGGAAGCTCGCCATAACGCCTTGCCGTTAGTTTTCACGACATTAACACTACCTTTGCATATTCCTCTTCATTCAGTTTCTTGTTAAACCTCATCCAATGTGCAGGCCTCCTCAGTCAGTGTTCACAAGATTATTGGGGGAACCGGAGGAACCTAATCATCGGTGGACAGTTTAAAAGCAACTGAAGCAAAGCCCACAACTAAAGGGCGGGAGGCGTAAACGCCGCCGTCACCACGTGATTTTCATAGTTTATTTTCTTCGTGCAATTAATGCGTCAAACTCACCCAACTTTCGACACAGACTCGATCCAGGACAACGCGACGTTATAAGCGGACAGTCTCAATCGCAATTGAACATGTACATTGTCAGTGGCTTTTGAGCTAGGGTCGAAATCAAAACGTTTGCATCTGTAATCGTCATCTGCAGAGTAGGTGATGAACGCAACTCCGTTGTGCAGttttcctgcaaaaaaaaattttgtaataAATAAGGTTCTACTGTTGAAATCTCCTCACACTAATAgaagaaaactaaaactaaacATGGATAGTGGAACTGTACTAAGCATATTAGCAAAATGTTACCTAAACTTGGTGTCACTGATATGTAGAAGATCAGAGTCAAACTCAGTGGTAAAAGTACTTTCATGATGGAACAGGGCGCGAGTTCTTCAGCCCGAATGGTCGATAACTGTAGTGAAACTTGGAGAAACGGAGGTAACAGCTGTTATATAGCAGTGTATACAACAGTCTACTGTGCGCGTGCGTGCGTTCATGTATCATAGAAGTGAGAAAGACCTGCCGCGCTTTATCGTGAAATTCCCCAAACAATCTCAATTGAAAATGAGACATTGAAAGAACAATTTTCTCATGATTGTCTTGGCAATCCTTCTTGACGAATATTACACCGTCATGTCATCTTAACAGGGTGGAATTATTCCAGTGTCCAATCAGTGCCACCGTTCATTGTTACTCTTGTTATAATTAATTGCAACCAGGCTGATCATTTTCAACCGAGTGAGATTTCTGAGCTATGTTTTCTCTCTCAGGATTGTTGTTAAACCGAATCCACGCTTGTTATCATAAACTTTTTTCTAACATAGCTGATATATTGTTGCAATTTACAGCATTGCACAATACAGTTTCACAGTTGTTCTCCTAgattctctctttttttccttttgttttgtcctttaatttttgttttgttgtcttctACACGATTTACTACCTCGGAAGCCGTCATGAAAATAACGCTCCCATGTGCCAATTAAATTGCATGAATTTGCCGGTTTTTTTCCGAAGGGTAATTTTGTTGTCTTAAAATACATTATTGGTGGTCAAAAATAATGAGTTTTGTTTCAATCCCTTTGCCAGGACCTCTTTATTTGGTTTTGACCTAAATGGCGTCCAAAACCTAACGGAGTggccctgggaatgaggttgcatGATGTGTGCCTTTGCGGTGGACCGAAATGTCTTAAAAAGAATTACCGTAGCGACGACATTGAAAGAGCAAAGGAAGATATTATCTGTTAGATGTCCAGGAAAGTCTTATCAGGACTGTTTATCCAATCTTACCGCGTTATGACAGGCGCCTTAGTCTATATCAAGTTTGTAAGACAACTTCAAGCCCGACCCGTAAGCAGTTTTAATTTCGGTGCCTTTACCACCGAATTACCACACAACAGACATTAGAtggcttaagcagcaacgacagcAACggaaacgtcacttgaaaaatagtgactattttgtgattattacttCTTCCTGGCACTCTTTATTGTTGACACAAGCAaggcacgctgcaaatggactggaagaagcgccgttgaagtaaatatagagaatgaaagatttactatcGTGTGTTCGCTCTGACGTTAAAATCTGAATTTGGAAATTTCCGGTGTCATTTGGCAGATTaggtcaaagaattgtacttaagtgcgtgccgcacgtgcagcacaattatttttcctcattcaaccaatcagatcattgttttctggcgtcgtcgttgccgctGCTGTTGCCCTTGCTTAAAGTTTCCTAATACCAGGCGGAAGTGCGTATATAATATTCCTCGAATGCACGCAGATCGGTTTAAAGATTCGTTTACACCTGCTGTGTACCTCGGCATACCACAACTTTCATAATTAGatttcgcaattttttttagagTCAGTCacaatatatttaaaataatatatGCTCTCCCCAATATGAATGTTAGCTTATTGTAAAGTAGGCAATTCGGCCTGTAGGGGACTACAAAGTAAttattcttatttatttattctctaCGTATCTATGAGGAGAAGAATTACCACCATGAGATAAATGATTAGATTTAGACAGAATGTTCCCCGATGCAGCCAATTTAGCGACTGTTACTGTTTTcgacaaaaaatgaaaattgcgaGTGAAGTGAATCAGTCTGAAGACCGAATAAGAAGAAATGTACTTTGAAAGACTGCAAACCGCTATGGCAACAAGATTCTTTCCCGTCAGGCCTCGGGGTACGATACGTGTAAACGCCGCGGATAGTTGTGAATAATTCATTATTCGCTAAGCGAAACGGTGTTCCTTTTCTGAGGAAGCAAAACCATTGAATTGCGAAATCATAAGCCTATTGGGACTACTCACACTTTGTTAGCAGTCTCTCGCAATTGTAGTAGGTCGGTCACCTTATTTGGTTTTGACTTGTTTATAGGAACAAAGAAGCCTAGCTAATCAGAGGAAACACTGCTTATCGTCAGGATCCATTCACCTTGATACAGAGTTTATCTCAAGTTGATACGTGCCATACAACTAACACATTTGCAAAATTATCTAGGAAGAAAAGGTTAAAAGACAGGAAGAACTAATCGAAAGGCAAATATATAATTTTCTAACCATCAATCATAGTGATAGAGCGAAATTATCGCTTTCTCATAATTCATGCGTGCAAGATTAGGCGACTATGTTTATCTGGGTATAATTGACAGTTTATTGACGCACTTTCGTTTATCGTAATTATTTATCCTTCTGAGTTTCAGGTCATGTTATCTCGCGTTCACTTCTCGCTCACTATTATTAGCTCCTTCGATTTTTTGGTTCCCTACCTCCCGACCCttttaaacttttatttttgctttccaATATTccactataaaaaattgcgacaaaacatttcttaaaatcatGTTAAGATTAAAAATTTGCTAAAAAGACGACGTCGTCTCGACGTTAgctaaacgtcattatcaagtcaaattCGGTCTTTGAGTACTAAAAAACAATAGCTGATTAAACAAATGTAACGTGGGTTAAAAGCCCAATTTGAAT belongs to Acropora muricata isolate sample 2 chromosome 9, ASM3666990v1, whole genome shotgun sequence and includes:
- the LOC136929616 gene encoding uncharacterized protein gives rise to the protein MKVLLPLSLTLIFYISVTPSLGKLHNGVAFITYSADDDYRCKRFDFDPSSKATDNVHVQLRLRLSAYNVALSWIESVSKVGFTACITVSGPINQPLTIYLTWIAFESADVNGVGLARASNIPFWTTGSQCIDIRTGNTFSSAPSLVFLTVIHTDPPKNVHDATSIWAEEVTTSQFKVCLRELKNFDGIHENIRVNILALSSVPSAWPIPIGDEIIFPNNIIPGLSTEYSFCKQITFPKPFYSTPDIVTTAEHDKDTIEPDNNAISEWARSVSKTQLEVCLKDIQRYDASHDPITVNYMAIGNIDPCYQIDCGPDKYCQVNEADMTYSCICNNCTSSSSKNSYSQQVCDSNGVTHNSRCELDREICLGNTNATWVHDGPCPPFVLERGRVALRMNTTDVQCKTVHFKPTSFQSNEGKINVQTSINYFNSTASFVHDAAVTWVESVTYLNFKLCALKAGRAERLTPDDGLTFVDYVAIQESPAGAAAGHLRMPMKWWDGTTCEKLDFEQGLFTKAPFVFLTAEHSVLGQKHDAATLWVENVNSKGFEACLREMQNFDGLHENITVNWIAYESLQNAAKLKANQQIVDFPNDESPKEEYHNAFCQDEQLPSAYSTVPTIIISSGHMSQGLLDRLIPEFNSIASWVESINTTYYRLCVKEIHKPNGYDPVKVTTLVIGS